CGGGCTACGCCATGATCGAGCAGCGCATGAACCATCGCGGCCAGCAGGCCCAGGCCGCGTCCGACTCGGACATCACCTTTTTCTAGAACGACACAGGGAGGAATACATGGCCAAAACCGTCATGATCGTGGACGACTCCGCGTCCATTCGCCAAGTGGTCGGCATCGCCCTCAAGGGTGCCGGCTACGATGTGATCGAGGCCGCCGACGGCAAGGATGCGCTCGGCAAGCTCAACGGCCAGAAGGTGCATCTCATCATCAGCGACGTGAACATGCCCAACATGGACGGCATCAGCTTCGTCAAGGAAGTCAAGCAGTTGCCGAGCTACAAGTTCACGCCCGTGATCATGCTGACCACCGAGTCCCAGGAGAGCAAGAAGCAGGAGGGCCAGGCGGCCGGAGCCAAGGCCTGGGTGGTCAAGCCTTTCCAGCCTGCGCAGATGCTGGCCGCCGTCTCCAAGCTGATCATGCCCTGAATCGGGCCGGGGGTGTGCGGTGGCGGTGAGCATCGACAAGGAAAACGACATCTGCCGGCTGGGCATCGACGGCGAGATGAGCATCTACACGGCGGCGGCGCTGAAGGACGCGCTGCTGCAGCCGCTCGCGGACTGCGCCGAGTTGGAGGTCAGTCTGGCCGGGGTGAGCGAGCTGGACGGCGCTGGCCTGCAACTCTTGCTGCTGCTCAAGCG
Above is a window of Thermithiobacillus tepidarius DSM 3134 DNA encoding:
- a CDS encoding response regulator, whose amino-acid sequence is MAKTVMIVDDSASIRQVVGIALKGAGYDVIEAADGKDALGKLNGQKVHLIISDVNMPNMDGISFVKEVKQLPSYKFTPVIMLTTESQESKKQEGQAAGAKAWVVKPFQPAQMLAAVSKLIMP
- a CDS encoding STAS domain-containing protein — protein: MAVSIDKENDICRLGIDGEMSIYTAAALKDALLQPLADCAELEVSLAGVSELDGAGLQLLLLLKREAARRDKALRLVAHSPATLEVLELCNLAAYFGDPLVIPAQQA